CTTTTAAGTCTTTATAGCTTTGTATTTTTTCACCCATTCTCCCCTTTTTCTGTGAAACGGAGAAATTTCTCCCCTTCTTAAGATTCTCCCTTTCTCCCCTTCTCCCTCTCTCCAATTCATCCATTCTGCGTTTCTCTCTGTAATGACTGAATAGTTACCATTTATTTAGTTTTGCCATTAAAATTTATATGCTAACGAAAACCCTGTAGGAAAAATAGTGAGTGTTTTATCTTTTTCGCTATGCGAACTAACAATTGCTTTGGCTGTAAAATAGCCTATATAAGAGCCAAAAAAGGCATCACTAGCCCAATGGCAATTATCATTCACCCTTGATATGGCTGTTAATGTTGCAATGCTATATGCCAATGGTGAAATAACCCCTTTATACTCTGATGCGATCACCGTTGCTATAGCAAAAGCAGAACAGGAATGTCCTGAAGAAAAAGATAAATTAGAAGAGGAAAAACTCGGACCATCCCATGTGTTATAAGGGTCATCAGTGTTAGGCCTATGCCTGTGTCCAAGGAGTTTTATTATTTGCGTGAACATACCACTAACTACAAAGCTCTCTAAACTTAACAAGGAGGTCTCTTTTAGCTTTTCATTTTCAAAAAAATGACCATAAAAATAAAGACATGCCAAAGGTGGTAATGTGTACATTCCATCACCAAATGGTTTAGCAAAACTTGCAATTTTATCGCTTGTCTCATTTCTATTTTCTTGCGACCAATCTTGTATCTTGGAATCGCAGGCATATAACCCAACCGTTGCACCAACTACGAATGAAGCATTTATCAACTTTGATTTTTTTGGAGCAAGTATGCTTTTTGTATCTCGTATATACCCTTTAAAATAATCTTTATTTAATTCAATGCTATGGGATTTAGCGATTGCGGTTAATAATAAAAACACAATGAACCACTTTTTCATTTCTTATCACGCCTGGGCCGGTTCGAACGGCCAACCATCTGCTTAGAAGGCAGATGCTCTTCCATTTGAGCTACAGGCGCCTTTTAAAATTATACATTATTGCTTTTTGATTAGGCAAGATGCTAAAATTATAAGTATGAAACCAAATGAAAGGTTTATTGTTGCTTTAGACATTTTGGACTTTGAAAGAATAAAAAGCCTCGTAGATTCCCTTGATGACCTCTGCAAGATATTTAAGGTAGGACCTTCTTTATTTTTAAGGTATGGGAAAGAGATAATTGATTTTCTTAAAAAAAGAGAAAAAAGTATATTTTTAGACTTAAAGCTTAATGATATTCCAAATAGCATAGGTTGCGCTGTAAAAGAGGCTTCTGATATGGGGATTGATATGCTTACTATTCATACATTGGGCGGAAGGGAAATGCTTGAATGTGCTGTATCTAGCAGGAAAGGAAATCTTCCCTTGCTTCTTGGTGTAACTATTCTTACAAGCCTGGACAAGAATTGGTTTTCCTATATGAGGATTGATTTTACTATAGATGAAATGGTCTCTTATCTTTCTCTGATGGCAAAAGAGGCAGACTTTGATGGTGTAATTGCATCGGCTATGGAGATAAGGGAGATAAAAGATACCTGTGGCAAGGATTTTCTTGTTGTTGTCCCTGGAATAAGGCTTTTTGAA
This bacterium DNA region includes the following protein-coding sequences:
- the pyrF gene encoding orotidine-5'-phosphate decarboxylase translates to MKPNERFIVALDILDFERIKSLVDSLDDLCKIFKVGPSLFLRYGKEIIDFLKKREKSIFLDLKLNDIPNSIGCAVKEASDMGIDMLTIHTLGGREMLECAVSSRKGNLPLLLGVTILTSLDKNWFSYMRIDFTIDEMVSYLSLMAKEADFDGVIASAMEIREIKDTCGKDFLVVVPGIRLFESLDDQKRKATPKEAISSGADYIVVGRPITNAENPREIVRKITESLVY
- a CDS encoding phosphatase PAP2 family protein, which gives rise to MKKWFIVFLLLTAIAKSHSIELNKDYFKGYIRDTKSILAPKKSKLINASFVVGATVGLYACDSKIQDWSQENRNETSDKIASFAKPFGDGMYTLPPLACLYFYGHFFENEKLKETSLLSLESFVVSGMFTQIIKLLGHRHRPNTDDPYNTWDGPSFSSSNLSFSSGHSCSAFAIATVIASEYKGVISPLAYSIATLTAISRVNDNCHWASDAFFGSYIGYFTAKAIVSSHSEKDKTLTIFPTGFSLAYKF